In a genomic window of Pedobacter sp. KBS0701:
- a CDS encoding M949_RS01915 family surface polysaccharide biosynthesis protein, translating into MNLEIIRSRASAVLSSFILLIALSYCTKSFAQNAVSTAELLTDKQVSALLPDALRTKLGINFPIFKVYKYVDKAGQYYCVLTESQDVINKEKDAFNKMSNYKIKAINFKSENGTLTKTWEINDNTQPNMHGEESIWFWIKYAQFSDFDNDGLIEPIIVYGTHGLNNYDDGRVKFIIYYNGQKIAIRHQNGVLDDERETAVDKAFYSLPMKLQEAVKEKMDLMVKNNQAIFPFGWQKAMQKKKVFFSERGD; encoded by the coding sequence ATGAATTTAGAAATTATTAGATCCAGAGCAAGCGCCGTTTTATCCAGTTTTATTTTATTGATTGCACTTTCTTATTGCACAAAATCTTTTGCTCAAAATGCAGTTTCAACAGCAGAGCTTCTTACCGATAAACAAGTATCAGCATTGCTTCCAGATGCCTTACGTACTAAGTTAGGAATCAATTTTCCAATTTTTAAAGTTTACAAATATGTTGATAAAGCAGGCCAATACTATTGCGTACTTACAGAGAGTCAGGATGTAATTAATAAGGAAAAGGATGCTTTTAATAAGATGTCGAATTATAAAATCAAGGCTATAAATTTTAAATCTGAGAATGGCACCCTTACCAAAACCTGGGAAATTAATGATAATACGCAACCTAATATGCATGGCGAAGAATCTATATGGTTTTGGATTAAATATGCTCAGTTTAGTGATTTTGACAATGATGGTTTAATTGAGCCAATTATTGTATATGGAACACATGGGCTTAATAATTATGATGATGGACGTGTTAAATTCATTATTTATTATAACGGCCAAAAAATTGCGATAAGACATCAAAATGGAGTTCTTGATGATGAGCGAGAGACCGCGGTTGATAAGGCTTTTTATTCCTTGCCAATGAAATTACAAGAAGCGGTTAAAGAGAAAATGGATTTGATGGTTAAAAATAATCAGGCAATTTTTCCTTTCGGATGGCAAAAAGCCATGCAAAAAAAGAAAGTATTTTTTAGTGAGCGGGGCGATTAG
- a CDS encoding serine hydrolase — protein MKPEFIKAIFLLFLSMLSCATLKSQTKNKYSKEVENKIIQVENHLASWVEIENTPKWNLKERMNFYEIKGLSIAIIKDYKLEWAKGYGWADSAQSRRVTPATLFQAASISKSLNGMGMLKLAQDRNIDLKRDINSYLHSWKFPYDSISKGKKITTLNLLSHTGGINVSGFDGYQKTDSIPDIIQILNGIKPANSDAVKSVFEPDLKYKYSGGGTVISQLIIEDVSGKKYADYMKSNILRPIGMQNSFYTNTTLKSKLKLLATGYNGSHEVMMKYHIYPEQAAAGLWTNPTELSKFVIEVQKSLSSKSNKLLSREMTKLMLTPYLDNSAALGVFIEDKEGTKYFRHGGVNEGFTSLYFGGLEDGNGAVVMCNSTDKTILYEIINSIATVYKWKNFYKPELKKVVKINSSELMKYTGKYTSNDREYIISQVNGDLFLELSGQRWQLYFTSKTNFFMYQAPGINHQFIYENDKIQGFQIKLSGGKNIVLKKTE, from the coding sequence ATGAAACCTGAATTTATTAAAGCCATTTTTTTGTTATTCCTTTCTATGCTTTCTTGTGCTACGCTTAAATCCCAGACAAAGAACAAGTATTCAAAAGAAGTTGAGAATAAAATAATTCAGGTTGAAAATCATCTGGCCAGTTGGGTAGAAATCGAAAATACACCTAAGTGGAATTTGAAAGAGCGGATGAATTTCTACGAAATAAAAGGTTTAAGTATTGCCATCATAAAAGATTATAAACTTGAATGGGCAAAAGGCTATGGCTGGGCTGATTCAGCACAAAGCAGGCGTGTCACACCTGCAACTCTTTTTCAGGCGGCTTCAATAAGTAAATCTCTGAATGGAATGGGCATGTTAAAGTTAGCACAAGACAGGAACATCGATCTAAAAAGAGATATAAATTCCTATTTACATTCATGGAAATTCCCTTACGATTCCATATCGAAAGGCAAGAAGATTACCACTTTAAACTTATTAAGCCATACGGGTGGCATAAATGTTAGTGGGTTTGATGGTTATCAGAAAACTGATTCCATACCCGATATTATCCAGATTTTGAACGGAATTAAACCCGCAAACAGCGATGCAGTAAAGTCTGTTTTTGAACCTGATTTAAAATACAAGTACTCGGGGGGAGGAACAGTGATCTCTCAATTGATTATCGAGGATGTATCCGGTAAAAAATATGCTGATTACATGAAGAGTAATATTTTAAGACCTATTGGAATGCAAAATAGCTTTTACACGAACACAACATTAAAAAGCAAGCTTAAACTGTTAGCCACAGGTTATAATGGAAGCCATGAAGTAATGATGAAATATCATATCTATCCGGAACAGGCAGCCGCAGGATTATGGACAAATCCAACTGAATTATCAAAGTTTGTAATAGAAGTCCAAAAGTCCTTGTCGAGCAAATCAAACAAATTACTTAGCCGGGAAATGACAAAACTCATGCTCACGCCTTATCTTGATAATTCTGCTGCTTTGGGTGTTTTTATTGAAGATAAAGAAGGAACAAAATATTTCAGACATGGTGGCGTCAATGAAGGTTTTACCAGCCTATACTTCGGTGGCTTAGAAGATGGAAATGGTGCAGTGGTGATGTGTAATTCTACCGATAAAACCATACTCTATGAAATCATCAACAGTATAGCAACTGTTTATAAATGGAAAAACTTCTACAAGCCAGAATTGAAAAAAGTTGTAAAAATTAACAGTAGTGAATTAATGAAATATACTGGCAAATATACCTCCAATGATCGGGAGTACATCATTTCACAAGTCAATGGAGATCTATTTCTAGAACTATCGGGGCAAAGGTGGCAGCTTTATTTCACTTCTAAAACTAACTTTTTTATGTACCAGGCTCCTGGTATTAACCATCAGTTCATTTATGAAAATGATAAAATCCAGGGATTTCAAATTAAACTTAGTGGCGGCAAAAATATAGTTCTAAAAAAAACAGAATAA
- a CDS encoding Arm DNA-binding domain-containing protein, translated as MKSNHSFSVNFFVRRDREAFGMVPLYVRITVDGKVICFAAKKSVELSQWDQKAQRIKGNSIENNFARDRMRQLTNEISTAYDELRFQKEVITVEKIKAKVEGEDQSKSLKDLIKYHFDQPGKLLAAGTLKNYYSTERFLLEFLKKKRSRIFSCRKLILSLLRTSVSIFEPKRQIKGRGCVLIILF; from the coding sequence ATGAAATCTAATCACAGTTTTAGCGTTAATTTCTTTGTTAGACGCGATAGGGAGGCATTTGGGATGGTTCCTTTGTATGTAAGAATTACTGTTGATGGCAAGGTCATTTGTTTTGCTGCCAAGAAATCTGTTGAGCTCTCGCAATGGGATCAGAAAGCGCAGCGAATAAAAGGAAATTCCATCGAAAACAATTTTGCACGGGATCGAATGAGACAGCTCACTAATGAGATTAGCACTGCCTATGATGAGCTTCGCTTTCAAAAAGAAGTAATTACTGTTGAAAAAATCAAGGCTAAAGTAGAGGGTGAAGATCAAAGCAAAAGTTTGAAGGATCTGATTAAGTATCATTTTGATCAGCCTGGTAAACTACTGGCGGCGGGGACACTCAAGAATTATTACTCAACAGAAAGGTTCCTATTGGAATTTCTTAAAAAGAAAAGGTCACGGATATTCAGTTGTAGAAAGTTGATTTTAAGTTTGTTACGGACTTCGGTATCTATCTTCGAACCAAAACGCCAGATAAAGGGCAGAGGGTGTGTACTAATAATACTGTTCTGA
- a CDS encoding DUF4249 domain-containing protein produces MKALRLIIFACCVLNFACKDSFKPEIDNNYKDLLVVEGFIDIGGITNIKISRSIDLSDSRTSAPEKNATVSVLGEDGVEIKGTTNDLGECSLSTQSLNLTKKYKLSIILADAKIYETAFLASKATPEIDDLRFSATENGFNILLNTHDPNNATKYYTWDYTETWEVRVPFVSTHEFRNSEVVLRDPNINIQLCWANSSSSNILLGSTARLSQDKITDAPMTFVAGNSIKVAYLYSILVKQYGLSKEAYEYLENLKKNTEQIGGIFDPQPSELKGNITCISDPKEHVIGWISAGRMVQRRLFIKDSDKPSIGSNWVYVQPCESVIIPKDSLINYIRANKVIVNEQSWIAPGTTAPILYRYTMSTAACIDCRLKGSNIKPSFWPN; encoded by the coding sequence ATGAAAGCACTTAGACTGATTATATTCGCATGTTGCGTACTCAATTTTGCTTGTAAGGATTCTTTCAAGCCCGAGATAGATAACAACTATAAAGATCTACTTGTTGTAGAAGGATTTATAGACATAGGGGGCATCACCAACATTAAAATAAGCCGATCAATTGACCTGTCAGACTCCAGAACATCCGCTCCAGAGAAAAATGCCACCGTTTCGGTATTGGGCGAAGATGGTGTGGAGATAAAAGGAACAACAAATGATCTTGGCGAGTGCTCTTTATCCACTCAAAGTTTAAACCTGACAAAGAAATATAAGCTCAGCATTATTCTGGCTGATGCGAAGATTTACGAGACCGCTTTTTTAGCCAGCAAGGCAACACCTGAAATTGATGATCTCCGATTTTCGGCGACCGAAAATGGCTTCAATATATTGCTCAACACCCATGATCCGAACAATGCTACAAAATACTACACTTGGGATTATACAGAAACCTGGGAGGTGAGGGTACCTTTTGTATCAACCCATGAATTTAGAAACTCAGAAGTTGTGTTGCGAGATCCAAATATAAACATCCAACTTTGTTGGGCCAATTCGAGCTCATCAAATATCTTATTGGGTTCTACAGCACGTCTATCCCAAGATAAAATAACTGATGCACCAATGACTTTTGTAGCAGGCAATTCAATTAAAGTTGCCTATTTATACAGCATTCTTGTGAAGCAGTATGGGCTTTCAAAGGAAGCTTATGAGTACCTAGAGAATCTGAAAAAAAACACAGAGCAGATTGGTGGCATTTTTGATCCCCAACCCTCTGAACTAAAAGGCAACATTACGTGTATCTCAGATCCAAAAGAACACGTTATAGGTTGGATCAGTGCTGGGCGTATGGTGCAAAGGAGATTGTTTATTAAGGATAGCGATAAACCATCCATCGGCTCAAATTGGGTGTATGTCCAACCATGCGAATCAGTAATTATTCCAAAGGACAGCTTAATTAATTATATCCGTGCCAATAAGGTTATCGTAAATGAACAATCTTGGATTGCTCCCGGAACTACAGCGCCAATATTATATCGATATACGATGAGTACGGCAGCCTGTATAGATTGTCGTTTAAAGGGATCGAATATTAAACCATCATTTTGGCCAAATTAA
- a CDS encoding TonB-dependent siderophore receptor: protein MKYKRFLLVIWMLFSVLWLKGQTLNNKINIKLQNQPISELVKQIETQSHYHLYYDETHFSSFTLSMDIKGGTVEEVLDRAFMGTDVKFAIFGRSVFLTKAVNIVTTLPSQVGDVPKDSKLPLGADLSTPAVPNPVVTNTKSLTLNEVVITGGKSTNVTGTQMGVQKLDIKTIKQVPTVFGEVDVLRVILTLPGVKSVGESSAGFNVRGGSTDQNLILFDEATIYNPTHFFGFFSAFSPDIIKDVKLFKNSIPAKYGGRLSSVLEMNVREGNRKKFEGTAGIGLLTSRLNIEGPILKDKTSFIIGGRTTYSNWITKLLPKNSAYRRAEASFYDLNVAISHQQNKNNSFYITGYLSNDRSSLATDTTFQYSNRNLSLRWKHIFNEKFYSQITTGLDEYHYDNFSNYQEETDYRLTFSIKQTRFKTNFNYAPNRRMNIEFGTNSILYNNKPGSLRPYNEQSLVVTDLLPKEQGIENAVFAEQSYELTPAITLNTGLRYSLYTSLGPSTQQIYAENLSKSDANIESTQEYGAGKAFNTYHGPEYRLGATFLLNENLSIKAGYNTQRQYIHMMSNTTSMSPTDIWKLSDLNIAPQTGEQFSLGIYKNFKSNRIEASVEGYYRNINDFLDYKSGAQLILNHKIEQDVLPTKGKAYGLEFLLKKSVGRLNGWVSYTYSRIMLKTEDVQGSNSINQGKFYPANYDKPHDATLIGNYQFSQRFSVSLNVTYSTGRPITLPVGKYFSNGGQRLLYSERNQYRIPNYFRSDISLNILGNHKVKQLTHNSWTIGVYNLTNRKNAFSTFFVSENKVINGYQLSIFGTAIPFVNYNIRFK, encoded by the coding sequence ATGAAATATAAACGCTTTCTATTGGTCATTTGGATGTTGTTTTCAGTATTGTGGTTGAAAGGACAGACCTTAAACAACAAAATCAACATTAAGCTCCAGAATCAGCCGATTAGCGAGCTGGTAAAACAGATAGAGACGCAAAGTCATTATCATCTTTATTATGATGAAACCCATTTCAGTTCATTTACGTTATCGATGGATATCAAGGGCGGCACCGTCGAAGAGGTGTTGGATAGGGCCTTTATGGGGACTGATGTTAAGTTTGCTATTTTTGGGAGATCAGTATTTTTAACCAAGGCTGTAAATATTGTCACTACACTGCCCTCTCAGGTAGGCGATGTGCCTAAAGACTCTAAGCTACCTTTGGGGGCAGATCTTTCTACTCCTGCCGTTCCAAACCCTGTTGTAACAAACACCAAGTCATTAACGCTAAATGAAGTGGTGATAACTGGAGGTAAATCTACAAATGTTACGGGGACGCAAATGGGAGTTCAAAAGCTTGATATCAAGACCATCAAGCAGGTGCCTACAGTTTTCGGTGAAGTTGACGTGCTGAGGGTAATACTCACGCTTCCAGGTGTAAAATCAGTTGGTGAATCTAGTGCTGGATTTAATGTACGTGGAGGTTCTACAGATCAGAATCTTATTCTCTTCGATGAAGCCACTATTTATAATCCCACCCACTTTTTTGGCTTTTTTTCTGCATTTAGTCCAGACATTATTAAAGATGTTAAACTATTTAAGAACAGTATTCCAGCCAAATACGGCGGTCGGCTCTCTTCAGTGTTGGAAATGAATGTGAGAGAGGGCAACAGAAAGAAATTCGAAGGTACTGCGGGCATAGGTTTGCTAACCAGTAGATTAAATATCGAAGGTCCAATTTTAAAGGATAAAACTTCCTTTATTATCGGTGGCAGAACCACCTACTCTAACTGGATTACAAAATTACTACCCAAAAACTCAGCATATAGGAGAGCTGAAGCTAGTTTCTATGATTTGAATGTTGCGATTAGTCATCAGCAAAATAAAAACAACAGTTTCTACATTACTGGATATTTAAGCAATGATAGGTCAAGTTTAGCAACGGATACCACTTTTCAGTACAGTAACCGAAATTTATCATTGCGCTGGAAGCACATTTTCAACGAGAAATTCTATAGCCAAATTACGACTGGGCTTGATGAATATCATTATGATAATTTCAGCAACTATCAAGAAGAAACCGATTACCGGTTAACATTCAGCATTAAACAAACCCGGTTCAAAACAAATTTCAACTATGCTCCTAATCGGCGGATGAACATTGAATTTGGAACCAACTCCATATTATACAACAATAAGCCAGGATCTTTGCGGCCGTACAATGAGCAGTCATTGGTTGTTACTGATCTTTTGCCGAAGGAACAAGGCATAGAAAATGCGGTGTTTGCCGAGCAAAGTTATGAGCTTACGCCAGCAATTACGCTCAATACGGGGTTACGCTATTCTTTATACACAAGTTTAGGGCCATCAACTCAGCAGATCTATGCCGAGAACCTAAGTAAAAGTGATGCGAATATCGAATCGACACAGGAGTATGGGGCTGGAAAAGCCTTTAATACCTACCACGGGCCAGAATATAGATTAGGCGCAACTTTTTTATTGAATGAGAATTTATCTATTAAGGCGGGTTATAATACCCAACGGCAGTACATCCACATGATGTCGAATACTACTTCTATGTCTCCCACTGATATCTGGAAATTAAGTGATCTGAACATTGCACCACAAACTGGCGAGCAATTTTCTTTAGGTATTTACAAGAATTTTAAGTCAAACCGCATTGAAGCATCTGTTGAAGGATATTATAGAAACATCAACGATTTTTTGGATTACAAAAGCGGGGCTCAACTAATTCTAAATCATAAAATAGAGCAGGATGTGCTGCCTACCAAGGGGAAGGCTTATGGGCTCGAATTTCTCCTTAAGAAGTCAGTTGGTCGGTTAAATGGTTGGGTCAGTTACACCTATTCAAGAATAATGCTAAAGACCGAAGATGTACAGGGTTCTAATTCGATTAACCAAGGAAAGTTTTATCCGGCTAATTACGACAAACCCCATGATGCCACGCTTATTGGCAATTACCAATTTTCACAACGTTTTAGTGTTTCCCTCAATGTTACCTACAGCACAGGCAGGCCAATTACGCTTCCTGTCGGGAAGTATTTTTCTAATGGTGGACAGCGATTGCTCTATTCAGAAAGAAATCAATATCGTATTCCAAACTATTTCAGGTCAGATATTTCACTCAATATTTTGGGGAATCACAAGGTAAAGCAATTAACACATAACTCTTGGACCATTGGGGTATACAATTTAACCAATCGAAAAAACGCATTTTCAACTTTCTTCGTCAGTGAAAACAAGGTCATCAATGGCTATCAACTCTCTATTTTTGGAACCGCAATTCCCTTTGTAAACTATAATATTCGTTTTAAATGA
- a CDS encoding AraC family transcriptional regulator: MSDSPIRIKTIAQFHTLRGLPKPKHPLISVINFEDMAPAPESGKQSLMFDFYMISVKRDMNHKYRYGQQDYDFDEGVMFCMAPHQILSVIREENGKNPSGWMMMIHPDFLWNTPMAGAIRKYEFFDYSVNEALFLSEDEEMKIQQITDNIKQEYQSNIDKFSQNIIISQLETLLNYAERFYQRQFITRHKAHHQFLERLEILFKDYFEGNNLKEKGLPGVQFLSDKFNMSQYYMRSLLKTLTGQTTQQYIHEKLIEKAKEKLSTTELSVSEIAYELGFEHSQSFSKLFKAKTDISPLEFRKSLN, from the coding sequence ATGTCTGATTCGCCGATAAGAATAAAAACCATCGCTCAATTCCATACTTTGCGTGGTTTACCTAAGCCAAAACATCCGCTCATCAGTGTGATAAATTTTGAAGATATGGCGCCAGCTCCGGAAAGTGGAAAGCAGAGCTTGATGTTTGATTTTTACATGATTTCTGTCAAACGAGATATGAATCATAAATATAGATACGGGCAGCAGGATTACGATTTTGATGAAGGCGTGATGTTCTGCATGGCCCCACATCAGATACTGAGCGTCATACGAGAAGAGAATGGCAAAAATCCGTCCGGATGGATGATGATGATTCATCCGGATTTTCTTTGGAATACACCAATGGCAGGCGCAATCAGGAAATATGAATTCTTTGATTATTCTGTCAATGAAGCCTTATTCTTATCCGAAGATGAAGAAATGAAAATCCAGCAAATTACTGATAATATTAAGCAGGAATATCAAAGCAACATTGATAAATTTAGTCAGAACATTATTATTTCTCAGCTGGAAACGCTTTTGAATTATGCTGAAAGATTTTATCAGCGACAATTTATTACACGTCATAAAGCGCATCATCAATTTTTAGAACGGCTGGAAATTCTGTTCAAAGATTATTTCGAAGGAAATAATCTAAAAGAAAAAGGTTTACCGGGTGTTCAGTTTCTTTCAGATAAATTCAATATGTCGCAATACTACATGCGCAGTCTGTTGAAAACTTTAACCGGACAAACCACACAACAATACATCCACGAAAAGCTAATTGAAAAAGCTAAGGAAAAACTCTCAACAACTGAACTTTCAGTGAGTGAAATTGCTTATGAACTGGGGTTTGAGCATTCCCAGTCTTTCAGTAAATTATTTAAAGCTAAAACTGATATTTCGCCTTTGGAATTCAGGAAGTCGTTAAATTAA
- a CDS encoding SDR family oxidoreductase codes for MKVFVTGATGFVGTAVVQELLANGHQVLGLARSEESVNKLIVAGAEAHRGDLNDFDSLKSAAIASDAVIHLGFVHDFTRFAEMCLLDGKVIETIGEALLGTDKPFLITSGTALFSKDGITTEKDLSANNPHPRIATENAADAVAAKGVKVAVVRLSPSVHGKGDLIGFVPISINIAKEKRKAAIINDGSNFWPAVHVRDAAKLYRLALEKPFISGTRYHAVAEQGIPFKDIATFIAEKLQVPVVSLTNDEAAEHFGWFAHFAKLNNQTSSEVTKATLGWNPQYPTLMEDLQNDVYFSETK; via the coding sequence ATGAAAGTATTTGTTACAGGCGCTACAGGTTTCGTAGGAACTGCCGTAGTACAGGAATTATTAGCCAATGGACACCAGGTTTTGGGATTGGCCCGCTCGGAAGAATCAGTAAATAAATTGATTGTAGCCGGCGCAGAAGCGCACCGCGGAGATTTAAACGATTTTGATAGTTTGAAATCAGCAGCTATCGCTTCAGATGCAGTAATTCACTTAGGCTTTGTCCACGATTTTACGAGATTCGCGGAAATGTGTCTACTTGATGGAAAAGTGATTGAAACAATAGGCGAAGCATTATTAGGAACAGACAAACCCTTTCTCATCACTTCAGGAACTGCACTTTTTTCAAAAGACGGAATCACAACTGAAAAAGACCTTTCCGCAAACAATCCTCATCCCAGAATTGCAACAGAAAATGCAGCCGATGCCGTAGCCGCAAAAGGTGTGAAAGTTGCCGTTGTAAGACTCTCTCCATCGGTTCATGGAAAAGGAGATTTAATTGGTTTTGTTCCAATCTCAATTAATATTGCAAAAGAAAAAAGAAAAGCTGCTATAATTAATGATGGTAGTAATTTCTGGCCTGCTGTCCACGTACGAGATGCAGCAAAATTGTACCGGTTAGCTTTGGAGAAACCTTTCATCAGTGGAACAAGATATCACGCAGTGGCAGAACAGGGAATTCCGTTTAAAGACATTGCAACATTTATTGCAGAAAAATTGCAGGTTCCGGTTGTTTCCCTGACAAACGATGAAGCAGCAGAACATTTCGGCTGGTTTGCACATTTTGCAAAGCTTAATAATCAGACTTCAAGTGAAGTAACTAAGGCAACATTAGGTTGGAATCCTCAATACCCAACTTTAATGGAAGATTTGCAAAATGACGTTTATTTCTCTGAGACAAAATAG
- a CDS encoding ATP-binding protein, with product MDHRYGLMSSEELLEIYSLTKTATSVHRGEDAVIESANQAMLKIWGKDSNVIGKSLLDALPELGGQPYPDMFRKAWLDGKTCSGQGSPAELKVDGKISTYYFDFEYLPIKNSEGKVIAVLNSAIDVTERVLKEQAIEKAEQILTSLQGYKDIISVLEETRKELHELNSELEERVERRVIELAESEERFQIMAEGTELLISVGDEDNNRIYFNKRWENVTGRKIEELLRNGWVDLIHPEEKQQFINAYMESFKKREVFNMEFRMPDSKGEYRWYLCQCPPRFRSDGSFAGYIASCLDITMRKNEEIRKNEFIGMISHELRTPLTSLNGFIQIMKTRLDAMNRDNFERALNKSQIQINKMSKMIAGFLDISKLESGSLELQQEPFQLSELLKEVVEELSFMHSTHKITFQSTCSLRVFADRNKISAVIYNLVGNAIKYAPPGSNIKIQCSKDKAGLMVRVKDQGPGIEKSEMEKIFGRYYRSKGSPTVSGFGIGLFLCREILIKHEGNIWVESEEGNGAQFYFTLPEHAV from the coding sequence ATGGACCACAGGTATGGGTTAATGAGCAGTGAGGAACTACTGGAAATATATAGTTTAACGAAAACAGCCACCTCGGTACACCGCGGGGAAGATGCGGTAATCGAGAGTGCAAACCAGGCGATGTTAAAGATATGGGGAAAGGACAGCAATGTCATCGGCAAATCCTTGCTGGATGCATTGCCTGAGCTTGGCGGTCAGCCCTATCCTGATATGTTCCGTAAGGCATGGCTGGATGGCAAGACCTGCTCCGGGCAGGGATCGCCCGCAGAACTCAAGGTTGACGGAAAAATCAGCACCTACTACTTCGATTTTGAGTACCTACCTATCAAAAACAGTGAAGGTAAAGTAATTGCCGTACTGAACAGCGCGATTGATGTTACCGAAAGGGTTCTGAAAGAACAGGCAATTGAAAAAGCAGAACAAATACTTACCTCCCTCCAGGGTTATAAGGATATCATCTCCGTTTTGGAAGAAACAAGAAAAGAACTTCATGAGCTTAATTCTGAACTTGAAGAGCGCGTAGAGCGCAGAGTTATCGAACTCGCCGAGAGTGAGGAACGTTTCCAGATCATGGCAGAAGGCACCGAGCTACTAATCTCGGTTGGCGATGAGGACAATAACCGTATATATTTTAACAAGCGCTGGGAAAATGTCACCGGAAGAAAGATTGAAGAGCTGCTACGCAATGGCTGGGTTGATCTTATTCATCCGGAAGAAAAGCAGCAGTTTATCAATGCTTACATGGAAAGTTTCAAAAAGCGGGAAGTCTTCAACATGGAGTTCCGCATGCCCGACAGCAAAGGCGAATACCGCTGGTATTTATGCCAGTGCCCTCCAAGGTTCCGATCCGACGGTTCTTTTGCCGGATATATTGCCTCCTGCCTGGATATTACCATGAGAAAGAACGAAGAGATCAGAAAGAACGAATTCATAGGGATGATTAGCCATGAGCTCCGCACCCCGCTAACCTCCCTGAATGGTTTCATCCAGATCATGAAAACACGTCTTGATGCTATGAACCGAGATAATTTCGAACGTGCATTAAACAAATCGCAGATACAGATCAATAAAATGTCGAAAATGATTGCCGGTTTTCTGGATATCTCAAAACTGGAATCAGGGAGTCTTGAACTCCAGCAGGAACCCTTCCAGCTCTCAGAGCTACTTAAAGAAGTTGTGGAAGAGCTCTCCTTTATGCACAGCACACACAAGATCACCTTTCAGTCAACCTGTAGCCTGAGGGTGTTCGCAGACCGCAATAAGATCTCAGCTGTGATATACAACCTGGTCGGAAATGCCATAAAGTATGCGCCTCCTGGCAGCAATATAAAAATCCAATGCAGCAAAGATAAGGCAGGACTGATGGTTAGAGTGAAAGATCAGGGGCCTGGGATAGAAAAGAGCGAGATGGAAAAGATTTTTGGCCGCTATTACCGCTCTAAGGGAAGCCCTACAGTTTCCGGTTTCGGCATAGGACTTTTTCTATGCAGGGAAATCCTTATCAAACATGAAGGCAACATCTGGGTAGAAAGCGAGGAAGGTAATGGTGCGCAATTCTATTTTACACTCCCGGAACATGCTGTATAA